From Eubalaena glacialis isolate mEubGla1 chromosome 5, mEubGla1.1.hap2.+ XY, whole genome shotgun sequence, one genomic window encodes:
- the LOC133091790 gene encoding uncharacterized protein LOC133091790, with amino-acid sequence MRRPGKPTGGRQAPGPPGGAPLTGSAHASAARFPSPSRSRVFPFLSRSPQAEAVIALLLGACVIGDPPPLGLRRPVLCAALSCGGVPGRRRRLPLPWAARLRDTRPPPAVQENRDRPGAPSPHRLLESRGGGAWSAEGAAEPGSVNFGSGRLWFSPWIRGARRRRERRVSCMRDPEAKKRTLSLLKSKSFCQRQEKIFGCTALVASYWRVGLGRPDVNPWLEEGSQRSVLKRKGTSESRNLFRSLIIHLRIFLSTVGKHDGVII; translated from the exons ATGCGCCGCCCAGGCAAGCCTACCGGCGGACGTCAAGCCCCAGGCCCACCCGGTGGGGCGCCACTCACCGGGAGCGCGCACGCGTCGGCGGCCAGATTTCCTTCGCCCTCTCGGTCTCgggtgtttccttttttaagccGGTCGCCGCAAGCCGAGGCTGTGATTGCACTCCTTCTCGGCGCATGCGTCATCGGTGACCCCCCCCCCCTCGGGCTCCGACGGCCGGTGCTCTGC GCAGCCCTGAGCTGCGGAGGGGTTCCCGGGCGCCGGAGGAGACTCCCGCTCCCTTGGGCCGCGCGTTTGCGCGATACGCGGCCGCCGCCGGCCGTGCAGGAAAACCGAGATCGCCCTGGCGCTCCTTCCCCGCACCGGTTACTGGAAAGCAGGGGAGGCGGGGCCTGGTCGGCTGAGGGTGCGGCCGAACCCGGGAGTGTTAACTTTGGGTCAGGGCGGCTTTGGTTTTCACCCTGGATTCGAGGagcgaggaggaggagagaaaggagagtttCTTGTATGAGGGATCCAGAGGCCAAAAAGCGGACCCTCTCTCTCTTGAAAAGCAAATCATTTTGCCAACGCCAGGAAAAAATTTTCGG GTGCACTGCTTTAGTCGCTTCTTATTGGAGGGTGGGCCTGGGGAGACCGGACGTGAATCCTTGGCTGGAGGAGGGAAGCCAAAGAAG TGTACTCAAGAGAAAAGGAACATCAGAATCGAGGAACTTATTCAGATCCCTGATCATTCACCTGAGGATTTTTCTGTCGACAGTGGGAAAGCATGATGGAGTCATCATATGA